The sequence TATTGACTTCGTCTACCTGTCGATGTTCCTGTACGCAGTTCAACTTGACGTTGACACGATCATAGCCGGTGGTGCGATACCTGATGAGACCGTCAATTCCACCACGGAGGTaagtgttcgtgtgtgtgtgtgtgtgtgtgtgtgtgtgtgtgtgtgtgtgtgtttgtagggATCGACATGCAgtaaatgtaaatgaataaaaaactCAATTGCTTTAGTACGATAACAATCTAGAGTCCCTATATTCAATCTTACACAGAGGAATAGGTAACCACATTGTTGACTTTGTCGAATTGGAATTTCATGACACGCACTGGACGCTGGGATATGTGACGTCATTAGGGGATCAAAGGTGCCCTGAAACCGATTTTTGCAGATACcaagtatgtgtttgtttactgTGTACAGTTTTATGACAAACTTGTTTTTGCAATGGCCCCTTCACGATTTACCCTATTGTAAAGAGTGAAAAGCTtgagtattatatatatattaagtaagtaagtattgCAACAACCGTGTTACGATGATGAGGTATTTTGAATGTCCCAAAACTTTCGATATGTAGACCCACTATATGTGTCTTTCACAAACGGGACCATTTTGTGTATCTTtaactttgttacaaaacagGGCATGAATGTTGAGGATCTCCTGTTGCAAAAAGGCTTTGACATCCACTGGAATCGCATGCCTCTATGCATTTGGAAGGGGGTCCACTGTACCGAACGGGTAAGTTCATACAATTTCTTTCtaattgctttttggacagacgaggacaatgtggcactgcactcaagttaacttatatcaacagtgccacatatacacagtacagacagacagaaaggtagtcttttcttttacctctccGACCGAAGTCAAGTATAAATTTTTACACCTGGccggaaggtcgtgtaaagggCAAAACGTACGTCGGGGGCATGGCGGGATTTTGACCGATTACATAAGCAtaatttatcaatatttaattataaatgttcaactaagatgtgttccatattaaagatatatgaaaaggagtttagtttagcaagaaaatcttaaaatcccattgtttaaaccaaaattaggaatttttgtaaaatttgcctttcagaaaatCACAAACTTAGCCAATTTATTTGgaaaattgttgccaaaaatattttaggaaaactcacaaagtttggttgttctatcACAAGctgtttgggagctataggaggcCAAAGCTGGCGCAGGCAATTTTAGCCCCCCTCCTCCAGTCTGGATAGGTTTAAAACCTTTTACTCCGCTGTAGTCATAATCACAATTCACAATAGCTTATGACTGTATATTACCCAGTTTATGGTAGAGACTAACGGTCACGTGGATTTTGTAGAGTCGGGTCAGATCCTACAGTAAAACTAGGAATGCCTATTTGCTAGCGAGCAAATACAGCTCTGTCAATCAATGTCTGTCCCACCAGAACTTCACCCATTCATTCGGCCACTACGGAAACTGCTATACCTTTAACGCTGATGCCGACAACCCGCTAAAACAGTCCATGCAGGGTTCCAGCCAAGGATTCATGGCGTTCATCGACCTTAAAGTGGTGAGTGGTCATAGGTATTCTAACGTATTCGCATATGGCTGTTTTCTGATGTCCAGATGCTCACTTACATTCAACGACGAAATGAAGGGATCTGAGTGAGCTGACTCCAAACCCTATTCTACTTGTTTTATGATATGAGCTGAACGCGGAGTGATGCAATCTTAGTTGAGAGTAAAACAAGTTTTCTAGGTCACAATTCATGTACCTGATTTTAAAGTAGTACAAGCTACTTAGATGGCGGTTTATAAGATAATAAACATGGCTAATGGGAAGGGTATTGAGGAGTCTGCTATTGAATATATTGTATCGGGCAACTTTacatcaacacaaacaattgtTCAGAAAGCCTTGCAGGTAACCAAATATGGGCGAGTAATACTAATCATAAGATAGGATTTGCTAGTTAGGGCATGGGAGTAGACAAACGAAAAAGACAAAAGGAGCTGGCAGTCTATTTTTGTTACTGtgaatctaatctccaagcagctcctacgatggcataagatggcataccaaactggccaaggagtgtagtcagccaaaaggtgtgcatttgccatgtagcaaaacacaccccTAAGTCGGCtccactcctctgccagcttttgatactatcctatgctactgtaggatctacttggagattactgtgCATCTACTGTCACCTGATATGAACCCTCCATTGTTATTATGCAATAAATGGCACTTGCTTCAATAGGATGAGTACACTGAAACGTATACCGCTAGTGGGAATGCTGAGGTGGGACTGAAGCTCCTGGTGCACGATCCGAGGGAACCTCCCATGATGGACACCCAGGGCATCGCCCTCGCGCCGGGCAACCACGCTCTCGTTTCCGTCAAGCAGATACTGGTGAGTCCTGAAGTTCAGATGAGTGTGGCattaaaaactattgccatggcgacggttttattgtttataggtattaatgattgttattgaaggtgagttgtttttgtgttctatcctttcagAAAGCTATATGTATGGccctaaagggatgatgcaactacacagGCATGGGGAGGAATTCCTGATATGACTGTGGAATttggggaattcttgtcaaaacaAACGCTCTCTATaatattaggctagcccctgaggcgtcgccaaaaagtctACCTGCAGCCGAGATGCCTTAACCAACTCATTTGGAGCCAGGAGCCAAATTGTGAGACTGCAATCAGTTAGACTGCAGGGAATGCAATACTGAAGTAGCTTCTTATCTATTAACACAATTCAATATTTTCCCCTCCCCAGTACGAGAACCACGTGCCACCGTGGGGGGTCTGCGACGACCGACAGCTGGAGTATTACGACACCTACACGTTGAACGGCTGCTATCTGGAGTGCAGGAGTAAACACGTGGTCAGCAACTGCAGCTGTCGGCCCTACAACTTACCAGGTGCAGTAAAAGCTTtgtaattgcacacccaatttgccagcgtatttcgagCAATTATCAGGCGTGTACAATAATACAAAGTTACAAAGTTGGACCGTGTACTGTATACGTTACCACACACTCTGCAGTGTGACACGTCAATGACGACTGGTCAGTCCAGTGTAGTGTTCTCTCTAATGCTGAGACAAGTTTGATTGACAACATTATGGCAGTAGAGTATAATGAAAAGAATAATTATGGTTGCCGTGATGCTCGTTCATATGAATCTAACGACGCAGTGATGAGATTTTCAGTGTGCTATCTCCAAACTTTATTCTGTGTATCGCATGTGGACTGAAACAGCCGTGTGATACAATTTTCGTAGAAGAGATAGAAGTTGTCTAGGTCACATTCCATGTGCGGGTCCGCGTGTGGTTCTGCATCGAaacttttatgtatatttttaatCATAGTTTGATCGACGTAGCAATGGTGATACCAGCCTCCAAGGCAAGAAGATTGAAATTTAACAATCCTAAGGTTTATCTATCCTATCTGCCCAAATAGGAACGGCACCAACATGTGACCCGACTACCATGTTCACATGTGTCAACGATGTATTAGGTGAGTGTTTAATAGCTTACAGATACTTTGCCTTCCACATCGGCCAAAGGCCAAAGGCGAACAGTATTCGGTACTACAGGTCACTAAATTATTATCTGCAATCATTTTAGCACTTTGTTTGCCCCCTTCATCGGGGTCGTAATATAATCTACGACTGCTCCTCGCCACAAGGTGGCGCTTCTGCGATAaagcggtcccaaacgtgactaagttCGTATTTCCCCCTCGTCAAGGCTCATAACTAGAGTAGATGTTTTCATTCAttacatgttttacattttcattcattACATTCGTTTCGTTTTTGGTAGTTTATTTGTGCATGTGTAGAACACCGGCATAACTGGTGAAATTAAAACTCGTATGTCGTCCgacgttttttttattgttttagaTCAGGTGATCAGAGGTGAGCTGAAGTGTGACTGTCCCGTACCCTGCAGTATGACGTCATACAGCACGTCTGTGTCGTACGCAGGATGGCCGAACAGACAcacccggacctaccttgcacCGTACTGGGGCATGGACGCAGACTACATAACGTGAGTTTGCTCACCCCATGTTATTGTCCTGTTTTAATTTGGTAGCGCTAGTTCCACTTATTAGTTGAATAAACTATATGTATGTAAACTATTGTGTTGTTGAAAGAATGGGGTATTTAGAAACACAGGCAAGAAGTTGCTGAACAAGCAATGCAACTGGACATGAtgttggaaacgatcagacgtcTCAGATTAAgcaatttgaagattttgtgAAGGAGTTATCATAGCGTCATTGATATATGCGAAGGGCATATGTTGATGACGTACACCTGTGTGGAACTTTGTTAGAGCCCTTTTATGTTGAGTAGATATAGAAAATGCAACCGAAAGATGTCGAGAAAAAGACGTTCTCCATAAAAGGAAGCTTACATTAGGTGAATTAGACATCCAAGGAGTTGTGGCACGAGCAATCCAATGATCACCATATTTTGTCGATGTCTTTTTCGGTTAAAGTGCAAATGTGTGCAAGAAATAATTAAAACTTGATGAATTGAAGCATAATCTCGTAGTATTTTTCTTCCTGTAGAGCAAACGGCGTCGTGTTCAGCGTCTTCTATGAGAAACTGAACTACCAGAAAATCACAGAACTGAAAGCAATGGACGGAGGACAACTTGCAAGTAAGTAAAAAGGGAGTGAGTTGTAAATTCCTTAATAGATGCACGTCATCTGATACGTGCCATCAACTtccttattgaaaaaaaaaaactactaagTACGTGTATCAAGATAAATGTCGGCCAATCCTTGTTCCAACActgtaatgcatttaagttcgcggagatttactttcgcgttagcgggaaagtggaatgtttgcggtggtttcaagttcgctgTCGCACCATAGTTGTACTCAAATACTacaatggaaaatgttcgctgtggctttgagtttgcggtgaagaggccaccgcgaaaaccgcggaATCAAAattaccgcgaacatttctgtggacactaggggtgggtaccggtacagcgtgCCGCTACAAAACTGTTtgttcttattggaccggtcctgaaaaaccgaacctgaaaaaattcggtggaccggatgttggacctcttgaaaaatgaacagattatataatcaggcattcacacgtgtcgaggcttaccggtcgaagaaaataagaGAGAAGTAGAGtggagtctatagtcatttctaccaagttttacattcaatagtacagaggcagttagccttgtaggatttcaaattCGAATACTCtacaaaacatatttctctGTTACGAAATGGAccaatgttttgagtatcgcccattcacaagttctcacacaATGAatgaggtccaggttcaggcgtaaacctggacctgatcctctggacctgaaacggacctgaattttatgttaccggtacccaacccttGTGAACACCGTTTTGAAGCAGACAGGTGCATCCTAGTTGAAGCTTTCTTTCGGAAGGTCCCATGTTCTAGTATGTACCTCGAGCGTGTATcgacagcctcattactcaaatgTCTGTACTACAATGTGAACTGCTGTCTGTTCAGAAGTTGATCAGTCCTAGCTTTACTCATGTTCTTTTATTCCTGTGATACTCTCTTGTAGGTCAGTTTTCATTAGTAGTAGTACCTTTAGGTgaaatctcactgcacttgggtcacCGTTGAGGCACTGCGAGGTTCCTTCACTGCGCTTGGcactgttttattgtttttgtgattttgaatAATTTAGACATTGCTTCATACGCAAACAAAGTATGACTTTGtctttgaagacaacaaaatacacaaaacgtaagaaaattcgttctttatctctgatattcgttgagtcatctacgaaccccgcagtgccgcactggtgccccaagtgcaatgagagtccacctttacaCTCACaagtattactagtactaatgCTTCATCTTTAATATATTCCTttaaagcgatcgtaatactgtagaaaatgtcTCCGCCccagaggcgtcgccaaaaaacatATACTCACTGATGtgtacgcccccctccccatccgaCACAGGTAACATAGGAGGAATGATGGGCCTGTTTATAGGAGCCAGCCTGCTGACCCTCCTGGAGGTGTGGGAGTACCTGTGGCAGCGTCTGAAGGGGTTCCTCGGGAAACATCGTCGCCCAACGGTCATCGATGTTAAAACTCAACCACACGACATAGAAAGGGGAATAGTGTTTCACAAGTAAATTCCAAACCAAACCAAGGCGTACATATACTTGGAGACTATATATATGCAAACTTGCCGTATCTATTGAATTGTAACTAGTATCTTAAAAGTATATGATTATGTATAAATAAGTAAagctttgtaaatatttttactTACTTTTACGTTTGACTGTTCTTTcacaaatgatttatttgtaaagCTTTATGGTCCTTGCATTTTGTTGCGTTCTTATAAAAGAGAGGTCGAAGGTCACCA comes from Branchiostoma floridae strain S238N-H82 chromosome 2, Bfl_VNyyK, whole genome shotgun sequence and encodes:
- the LOC118406173 gene encoding acid-sensing ion channel 1C-like, which gives rise to MSPEEEKESPEKEFAGNTSLHGLNRIVIAPSGYFRVLWVLAILSSYSGFAYMFSTMIIDYFSYNTITDTKLEFDDEVIFPAVTVCNMNKFDEGKLKIIDFVYLSMFLYAVQLDVDTIIAGGAIPDETVNSTTEGMNVEDLLLQKGFDIHWNRMPLCIWKGVHCTERNFTHSFGHYGNCYTFNADADNPLKQSMQGSSQGFMAFIDLKVDEYTETYTASGNAEVGLKLLVHDPREPPMMDTQGIALAPGNHALVSVKQILYENHVPPWGVCDDRQLEYYDTYTLNGCYLECRSKHVVSNCSCRPYNLPGTAPTCDPTTMFTCVNDVLDQVIRGELKCDCPVPCSMTSYSTSVSYAGWPNRHTRTYLAPYWGMDADYITANGVVFSVFYEKLNYQKITELKAMDGGQLASNIGGMMGLFIGASLLTLLEVWEYLWQRLKGFLGKHRRPTVIDVKTQPHDIERGIVFHK